Proteins encoded in a region of the Zea mays cultivar B73 chromosome 4, Zm-B73-REFERENCE-NAM-5.0, whole genome shotgun sequence genome:
- the LOC103654091 gene encoding uncharacterized protein: MRKVDRPPTNPMRLIIESSQECFSVDILRSTDMADPTNTRSNGDPPQHRKRGVAADAKNIAMPNVDDDDDFEPPKKKCNISMDAPNKTQRLNIRCNPGDVLASTQILNERQRQAIVRKGFSSILDMTIDAIGCRTLLCWLMQKLDPRDMTLRIGPDKELKITKQTVHQILGLPKLGGGKPLNIDEANAAATLRASLNISKDEFVISNLQDRLRLGQDDDLSIRCFFSDSLQPAAIPNS, encoded by the exons ATGCGGAAAGTTGATCGACCCCCAACCAATCCGATGCGTTTAATCATTGAGTCAAGTCAAGAATGTTTCAGTGTTGACATTCTGCGCTCGACTGACATGGCAGACCCTACAAATACGCGGTCTAATGGTGATCCTCCGCAACATAGAAAGAGGGGTGTTGCAGCTGATGCTAAAAACATTGCTATGCCTAAtgtggatgatgatgatgactttgaaccaccaaaaaagaagtgcaatatctcAATGGATGCTCCAAATAAGACGCAG AGACTCAACATCAGATGCAACCCAGGAGATGTTCTTGCGTCCACTCAGATATTGAATGAAAGGCAACGTCAAGCTATAGTCAGAAAAGGATTCTCTAGTATTCTTGACATGACAATTGATGCAATTGGATGTCGAACACTTCTTTGTTGGCTCATGCAGAAGCTAGACCCCAGAGACATGACTCTTCGTATTGGTCCAGACAAAGAACTCAAAATCACCAAGCAGACTGTCCATCAGATATTGGGTCTTCCAAAATTGGGTGGTGGAAAGCCCCTTAATATTGATGAAGCGAACGCTGCGGCAACACTTCGGGCCTCATTGAATATTAGCAAGGATGAGTTTGTTATTTCAAATCTCCAAGATAGATTGAGGTTAGGCCAGGATGATGATCTTTCTATTAGATGTTTTTTTTCTGATTCTCTTCAACCGGCTGCTATTCCCAACAGCTAG